The following coding sequences are from one Epinephelus fuscoguttatus linkage group LG7, E.fuscoguttatus.final_Chr_v1 window:
- the LOC125891549 gene encoding uncharacterized protein LOC125891549 isoform X2: protein MKISSVLSLVLILCYFCRARRHSGDSNILLRAPDVESGEERAQTQRAGIEAEEGERELVPQTDIWTELRDLRDMVVEQRVELRHLTTRVTAAESLVEALRRENTALEARMTAAERLVAQLQTENDAQDAELTAVKQQLSTLQQRVTVSEGRMAALEKDQEAQDAELTAVKQQLGALQQRVTASEGRVAALEREQEVQNAALQQLENASKVRKVAFSASLRTSGAGNISENPLRYRNVFTNTGNHYNPNTGYFTAPIRGVYYFRFDGHSSHSNHMMIMHLIKNGRLIVTAADLPPSPADLADNASNGAVLQLEVGDIVSVSLSGEVWDDNNNRTTFSGFLLFPL, encoded by the exons aTGAAGATTTCCTCGGTCCTCTCACTGGTGCTGATACTCTGCTATTTCTGCAGAGCTCGGAGACACAGCGGCGACAGTAATATCTTGCTTCGTGCTCCCGATGTTGAGAGCGGGGAAGAGAGGGCTCAGACACAGAGGGCTGGGATTGAAGCTGAGGAAGGTGAACGAGAGCTGGTGCCTCAGACTGACATCTGGACTGAGCTGAGGGACCTGAGAGACAtggtggtggagcagagagTGGAGCTTAGGCACCTGACGACCAGAGTAACAGCTGCTGAGAGCCTGGTGGAGGCCTTGAGGAGGGAGAATACAG CTTTGGAGGCCAGGATGACCGCTGCTGAGAGGTTGGTGGCGCAACTGCAGACGGAGAATGACG CTCAAGATGCAGAGCTCACAGCCGTtaagcagcagctcagcactCTGCAGCAAAGAGTGACAGTCAGTGAGGGCCGCATGGCAGCGCTGGAGAAAGATCAAGAAG CTCAAGATGCAGAGCTCACAGCCGTTAAGCAGCAACTCGGCGCTCTGCAGCAAAGAGTGACAGCCAGCGAAGGCCGCGTGGCAGCGctggagagagagcaagaag TACAAAATGCAGCACTGCAGCAACTTGAAAATGCCAGCAAAG TGAGGAAAGTGGCCTTTTCTGCCTCCCTTCGGACATCTGGCGCAGGAAACATCTCAGAAAATCCACTTAGATACAGAAATGTCTTTACCAACACTGGAAACCACTACAACCCAAACACAG gTTACTTCACTGCACCAATAAGAGGAGTGTATTACTTCAGATTTGACGGCCATTCATCACATTCTAATCACATGATGATAATGCATCTCATCAAGAATGGACGACTCATAGTTACCGCAGCTGACCTTCCCCCGTCACCTGCAGATCTGGCGGATAATGCATCCAATGGTGCAGTGTTGCAGTTAGAAGTGGGAGATATTGTTTCGGTAAGCCTTTCTGGGGAGGTTTGggatgacaacaacaacagaacaactTTTAGTGGCTTTCTGCTCTTTCCTTTGTAA
- the LOC125891549 gene encoding protein Daple-like isoform X1 produces MKISSVLSLVLILCYFCRARRHSGDSNILLRAPDVESGEERAQTQRAGIEAEEGERELVPQTDIWTELRDLRDMVVEQRVELRHLTTRVTAAESLVEALRRENTALEARMTAAERLVAQLQTENDAQDAELTAVKQQLSTLQQRVTVSEGRMAALEKDQEAQDAEIAANQQQLGALQERVTASEGRVAELEKEQGAQDAELTAVKQQLGALQQRVTASEGRVAALEREQEVQNAALQQLENASKVRKVAFSASLRTSGAGNISENPLRYRNVFTNTGNHYNPNTGYFTAPIRGVYYFRFDGHSSHSNHMMIMHLIKNGRLIVTAADLPPSPADLADNASNGAVLQLEVGDIVSVSLSGEVWDDNNNRTTFSGFLLFPL; encoded by the exons aTGAAGATTTCCTCGGTCCTCTCACTGGTGCTGATACTCTGCTATTTCTGCAGAGCTCGGAGACACAGCGGCGACAGTAATATCTTGCTTCGTGCTCCCGATGTTGAGAGCGGGGAAGAGAGGGCTCAGACACAGAGGGCTGGGATTGAAGCTGAGGAAGGTGAACGAGAGCTGGTGCCTCAGACTGACATCTGGACTGAGCTGAGGGACCTGAGAGACAtggtggtggagcagagagTGGAGCTTAGGCACCTGACGACCAGAGTAACAGCTGCTGAGAGCCTGGTGGAGGCCTTGAGGAGGGAGAATACAG CTTTGGAGGCCAGGATGACCGCTGCTGAGAGGTTGGTGGCGCAACTGCAGACGGAGAATGACG CTCAAGATGCAGAGCTCACAGCCGTtaagcagcagctcagcactCTGCAGCAAAGAGTGACAGTCAGTGAGGGCCGCATGGCAGCGCTGGAGAAAGATCAAGAAG CTCAAGATGCAGAGATTGCAGCTAATCAGCAGCAGCTTGGCGCTCTGCAGGAAAGAGTGACAGCCAGTGAAGGCCGCGTGGCAGAGCTGGAGAAAGAGCAAGGAG CTCAAGATGCAGAGCTCACAGCCGTTAAGCAGCAACTCGGCGCTCTGCAGCAAAGAGTGACAGCCAGCGAAGGCCGCGTGGCAGCGctggagagagagcaagaag TACAAAATGCAGCACTGCAGCAACTTGAAAATGCCAGCAAAG TGAGGAAAGTGGCCTTTTCTGCCTCCCTTCGGACATCTGGCGCAGGAAACATCTCAGAAAATCCACTTAGATACAGAAATGTCTTTACCAACACTGGAAACCACTACAACCCAAACACAG gTTACTTCACTGCACCAATAAGAGGAGTGTATTACTTCAGATTTGACGGCCATTCATCACATTCTAATCACATGATGATAATGCATCTCATCAAGAATGGACGACTCATAGTTACCGCAGCTGACCTTCCCCCGTCACCTGCAGATCTGGCGGATAATGCATCCAATGGTGCAGTGTTGCAGTTAGAAGTGGGAGATATTGTTTCGGTAAGCCTTTCTGGGGAGGTTTGggatgacaacaacaacagaacaactTTTAGTGGCTTTCTGCTCTTTCCTTTGTAA